The following proteins are encoded in a genomic region of Oryza brachyantha chromosome 11, ObraRS2, whole genome shotgun sequence:
- the LOC102712031 gene encoding protein NRT1/ PTR FAMILY 1.2-like, producing MMEDHHDELGRADTREQGGLRPIPVIIANEVSERIVSASVTANLIIYLTTKYHLGAATSAIIIFVYQAAANFLPVGGAIVSDALLGRYLMVTLTLFSCTIGTSMLFLTSLIPNLTPRDCASPTPLQLLVLCASLGLMALGASGVRPCCLAFAEDQIAHWDDGGGGGARKRRALRALFSWYYVSVGFAQIVAVTILVYFQDQVGWKVGFGISAAVMLCVTLVNLAASPWYVKVKPEKSVWVSLLQVAVVAAKNRNLVLPATRQGVRFHNAPGSRELVPSEKMRFLNKACVLGDHAASANDGGAASTSPWNTCTVEQVENLKSALSVIPMWSAMIMTFLIQSSSFGVLQAATMDRRIGTKGFQLPAGSVSIFEIITFTMWSGCYDRYVVPLLRRATGRRQQVLTLKQRMGTGVFLSVVSMAVASAVETYRIRNAAAARVDGGSPPGAPQAMSVLWLAPQYAIVGLAGAFSSIGQIEFYYAVLPKSMGSFVLALLFLGAGVASVAATLVVKTINVVTGRNGMQPWLSNNLDEGHYNYYYLLLAALGAIDLVYFVVCCYVFDERTLNMSLETAGDAKEMVEFQEASSEHGCGN from the exons ATGATGGAAGACCATCACGACGAACTTGGACGAGCCGATACACGGGAGCAAGGAGGTCTTCGACCGATTCCGGTCATCATCG CGAACGAAGTATCTGAACGGATTGTGAGCGCATCAGTTACTGCAAACCTTATTATTTACCTCACAACAAAGTATCACCTCGGTGCTGCAACAAGTGCCATCATCATCTTTGTGTATCAAGCAGCTGCAAACTTCCTGCCTGTGGGTGGCGCCATCGTGTCTGACGCGCTGCTGGGTCGTTACCTGATGGTCACGCTCACACTCTTCTCCTGCACAATT GGGACATCCATGCTGTTCCTAACATCACTCATACCAAATCTGACGCCCCGGGACTGCGCCTCACCGACTCCACTGCAGCTGCTCGTGCTGTGCGCCTCCCTCGGCCTCATGGCGCTGGGAGCGAGCGGCGTTCGCCCCTGCTGCCTGGCCTTCGCCGAGGACCAGATCGCGCACtgggacgacggcggcggcggcggcgcccggaaGCGCCGCGCGCTCCGTGCGCTATTCAGCTGGTACTACGTCTCGGTGGGGTTCGCGCAGATCGTGGCCGTGACCATCCTCGTCTACTTCCAGGACCAGGTGGGCTGGAAGGTCGGGTTTGGGATCTCTGCAGCCGTGATGCTGTGCGTCACGCTCGTGAACCTCGCGGCCTCGCCCTGGTACGTGAAGGTGAAGCCGGAGAAGAGCGTATGGGTCAGTTTGCTGCAGGTTGCTGTTGTGGCTGCCAAGAACCGCAACCTGGTGCTTCCGGCGACACGGCAGGGTGTTCGGTTCCATAATGCACCGGGATCGAGAGAGCTGGTTCCATCTGAAAAGATGAG ATTCTTGAACAAAGCATGCGTTCTGGGCGACCATGCAGCCAGCGCGAACGACGGAGGAGCGGCCAGCACGAGCCCATGGAACACCTGCACCGTGGAGCAAGTCGAGAACCTGAAATCTGCGCTCAGTGTGATACCCATGTGGTCGGCCATGATAATGACGTTCCTGATACAGAGCTCGTCGTTCGGTGTGTTGCAAGCGGCCACCATGGACAGGCGAATCGGCACGAAGGGCTTCCAGCTGCCCGCGGGCTCCGTCTCCATCTTCGAGATCATCACCTTCACGATGTGGTCGGGGTGCTACGACCGCTACGTCGTGCCGCTGCTCAGAAGAGCCACCGGGAGGAGGCAGCAGGTGCTCACCCTCAAGCAACGCATGGGCACCGGCGTGTTCCTGTCCGTCGTGTCCAtggcggtggcgtcggcggtggAGACGTACCGGATCAggaacgccgccgcggccagggTCGACGGAGGCTCGCCTCCCGGAGCGCCGCAGGCAATGTCCGTGCTATGGCTGGCGCCTCAGTACGCCATCGTAGGGCTCGCGGGCGCGTTCAGCTCCATCGGGCAGATCGAGTTCTACTACGCGGTGCTCCCCAAGTCCATGGGGAGCTTCGTGCTTGCGCTGCTcttcctcggcgccggcgtcgcgaGCGTCGCCGCGACGCTGGTGGTCAAGACGATCAACGTGGTCACCGGCAGGAACGGAATGCAGCCATGGCTGTCCAACAACCTGGACGAGGGCCACTACAACTATTACTACTTGCTTCTTGCTGCCCTTGGCGCCATTGACCTGGTCTATTTCGTGGTCTGCTGCTATGTGTTCGACGAGAGGACACTAAACATGTCCCTGGAAACGGCTGGCGATGCAAAGGAGATGGTCGAGTTTCAGGAGGCTAGTTCAGAACATGGTTGTGGAAATTAG